The following proteins come from a genomic window of Rattus norvegicus strain BN/NHsdMcwi chromosome 8, GRCr8, whole genome shotgun sequence:
- the Tmed1 gene encoding transmembrane emp24 domain-containing protein 1 precursor, with product MMAAGAAVALALWLLLPAVGVGEAGPPPIQDGEFTFLLPAGRKQCFYQSAPANASLETEYQVIGGAGLDVDFTLESPQGVLLVSESRKADGVHTVEPTEAGDYRLCFDNSFSTISEKLVFFELIFDSFQDEEEVEGWAEAVEPEEMLDVKMEDIKESIETMRTRLERSIQMLTLLRAFEARDRNLQEDNLERVNFWSAANVAVLLLVAVLQVCTLKRFFHDKCPVPT from the exons ATGATGGCGGCCGGCGCGGCCGTAGCACTGGCCCTGTGGCTACTCCTGCCAGCAGTAGGAGTGGGAGAGGCGGGGCCGCCGCCCATCCAGGACGGCGAGTTCACGTTTCTGCTTCCCGCCGGGAGGAAGCAGTGTTTCTATCAGTCCGCACCGGCCAATGCTAGTCTTGAGACCGAGTACCAG GTGATCGGAGGTGCTGGGCTGGACGTGGACTTCACCTTGGAGAGCCCTCAGGGTGTGCTGTTGGTCAGCGAGTCTCGAAAAGCTGATGGGGTGCACAC GGTGGAGCCTACTGAGGCCGGAGACTACAGGCTGTGCTTTGATAACTCCTTCAGCACCATCTCAGAGAAGCttgtgttctttgagctcatcTTTGACAGCTTCCAAGATGAGGAGGAGGTAGAAGGTTGGGCTGAGGCTGTAGAGCCAGAGGAAATGCTTGATGTGAAAATGGAAGACATCAAG GAATCCATAGAGACCATGAGGACCCGGCTGGAACGGAGCATCCAGATGCTCACTCTGCTCCGAGCCTTTGAGGCTCGTGATCGTAATCTTCAAGAAGATAACCTCGAGCGGGTCAACTTCTGGTCAGCTGCCAATGTGgctgtgctgctgctggtggcCGTCCTGCAGGTCTGCACACTGAAGCGCTTCTTCCATGACAAGTGCCCTGTGCCCACGTAG
- the Tmed1 gene encoding transmembrane emp24 domain-containing protein 1 isoform X2, which produces MMAAGAAVALALWLLLPAVGVGEAGPPPIQDGEFTFLLPAGRKQCFYQSAPANASLETEYQALLLYPKQRNGIFVVIGGAGLDVDFTLESPQGVLLVSESRKADGVHTVEPTEAGDYRLCFDNSFSTISEKLVFFELIFDSFQDEEEVEGWAEAVEPEEMLDVKMEDIKESIETMRTRLERSIQMLTLLRAFEARDRNLQEDNLERVNFWSAANVAVLLLVAVLQVCTLKRFFHDKCPVPT; this is translated from the exons ATGATGGCGGCCGGCGCGGCCGTAGCACTGGCCCTGTGGCTACTCCTGCCAGCAGTAGGAGTGGGAGAGGCGGGGCCGCCGCCCATCCAGGACGGCGAGTTCACGTTTCTGCTTCCCGCCGGGAGGAAGCAGTGTTTCTATCAGTCCGCACCGGCCAATGCTAGTCTTGAGACCGAGTACCAG GCACTACTCCTCTACCCCAAGCAAAGAAATGGGATTtttgtg GTGATCGGAGGTGCTGGGCTGGACGTGGACTTCACCTTGGAGAGCCCTCAGGGTGTGCTGTTGGTCAGCGAGTCTCGAAAAGCTGATGGGGTGCACAC GGTGGAGCCTACTGAGGCCGGAGACTACAGGCTGTGCTTTGATAACTCCTTCAGCACCATCTCAGAGAAGCttgtgttctttgagctcatcTTTGACAGCTTCCAAGATGAGGAGGAGGTAGAAGGTTGGGCTGAGGCTGTAGAGCCAGAGGAAATGCTTGATGTGAAAATGGAAGACATCAAG GAATCCATAGAGACCATGAGGACCCGGCTGGAACGGAGCATCCAGATGCTCACTCTGCTCCGAGCCTTTGAGGCTCGTGATCGTAATCTTCAAGAAGATAACCTCGAGCGGGTCAACTTCTGGTCAGCTGCCAATGTGgctgtgctgctgctggtggcCGTCCTGCAGGTCTGCACACTGAAGCGCTTCTTCCATGACAAGTGCCCTGTGCCCACGTAG
- the Tmed1 gene encoding transmembrane emp24 domain-containing protein 1 isoform X1 — protein sequence MMAAGAAVALALWLLLPAVGVGEAGPPPIQDGEFTFLLPAGRKQCFYQSAPANASLETEYQFDNSRVEVENRLLQVALQSPQALLLYPKQRNGIFVVIGGAGLDVDFTLESPQGVLLVSESRKADGVHTVEPTEAGDYRLCFDNSFSTISEKLVFFELIFDSFQDEEEVEGWAEAVEPEEMLDVKMEDIKESIETMRTRLERSIQMLTLLRAFEARDRNLQEDNLERVNFWSAANVAVLLLVAVLQVCTLKRFFHDKCPVPT from the exons ATGATGGCGGCCGGCGCGGCCGTAGCACTGGCCCTGTGGCTACTCCTGCCAGCAGTAGGAGTGGGAGAGGCGGGGCCGCCGCCCATCCAGGACGGCGAGTTCACGTTTCTGCTTCCCGCCGGGAGGAAGCAGTGTTTCTATCAGTCCGCACCGGCCAATGCTAGTCTTGAGACCGAGTACCAG TTTGATAACTCTAGGGTAGAAGTGGAGAACCGACTCCTACAAGTAGCCCTCCAATCTCCACAGGCACTACTCCTCTACCCCAAGCAAAGAAATGGGATTtttgtg GTGATCGGAGGTGCTGGGCTGGACGTGGACTTCACCTTGGAGAGCCCTCAGGGTGTGCTGTTGGTCAGCGAGTCTCGAAAAGCTGATGGGGTGCACAC GGTGGAGCCTACTGAGGCCGGAGACTACAGGCTGTGCTTTGATAACTCCTTCAGCACCATCTCAGAGAAGCttgtgttctttgagctcatcTTTGACAGCTTCCAAGATGAGGAGGAGGTAGAAGGTTGGGCTGAGGCTGTAGAGCCAGAGGAAATGCTTGATGTGAAAATGGAAGACATCAAG GAATCCATAGAGACCATGAGGACCCGGCTGGAACGGAGCATCCAGATGCTCACTCTGCTCCGAGCCTTTGAGGCTCGTGATCGTAATCTTCAAGAAGATAACCTCGAGCGGGTCAACTTCTGGTCAGCTGCCAATGTGgctgtgctgctgctggtggcCGTCCTGCAGGTCTGCACACTGAAGCGCTTCTTCCATGACAAGTGCCCTGTGCCCACGTAG